Proteins from a single region of Amorphus orientalis:
- a CDS encoding LysM peptidoglycan-binding domain-containing protein, whose translation MTPLTSLRTTGLAALLLVPLAVPASAQSSCGAEATVRTGETLADLAARCDVTMAEINDANPGLTAEDAAPGTVVNLPATLGGGGWMDRARGALDRAGEEIQGAAERAGQSVQDYLDENPELKSDLQSFGSRVGLPGVEAPAAAGPNMLVDPATVAADGTVTISASGLPGQTEVEIGAGPPEAEYKVIQTATTDSDGTLSETVTLPSWASADDSVVFVLETPRFRLTSDPVTVEKP comes from the coding sequence ATGACGCCTCTGACCAGCCTCAGGACAACCGGCCTCGCCGCGCTGCTCCTCGTCCCGCTCGCGGTTCCCGCCAGCGCCCAGTCGAGCTGCGGCGCGGAAGCCACCGTGCGCACCGGCGAGACCCTCGCCGACCTGGCCGCGCGCTGCGACGTGACGATGGCCGAGATCAACGATGCCAACCCCGGCCTGACGGCGGAGGACGCCGCCCCCGGCACCGTCGTGAACCTGCCCGCGACCCTCGGCGGTGGCGGCTGGATGGATCGCGCCCGGGGCGCGCTCGACCGTGCCGGCGAGGAGATCCAGGGTGCGGCGGAACGCGCCGGCCAGTCCGTGCAGGACTATCTGGACGAGAATCCCGAGCTGAAGAGCGACCTGCAGAGCTTCGGTTCGCGGGTCGGCCTGCCCGGCGTCGAGGCGCCCGCGGCGGCCGGACCCAACATGCTCGTCGATCCGGCAACGGTTGCCGCGGACGGCACGGTCACGATCAGCGCATCCGGCCTCCCTGGCCAGACCGAGGTCGAGATCGGCGCGGGTCCGCCGGAGGCCGAGTACAAGGTGATCCAGACGGCGACCACCGACAGCGACGGAACGCTGAGCGAGACCGTCACTCTGCCCTCCTGGGCGAGCGCCGACGACAGCGTCGTCTTCGTGCTCGAGACGCCGCGGTTCCGGCTGACTTCCGACCCGGTCACGGTCGAGAAGCCGTAG
- a CDS encoding CAP domain-containing protein, producing the protein MVHTPIRIRARKTARFACAAGLALLVAACGSFDIAGGSNLPALRQQSLALVNDARAREGLPPLTLDPALNRAAQAHANDMRRRNYYAHTSLLGLGPPERYAKAGGSPLGHFAENIARCFRCAVPADAASVRQLHEQWMNSPSHRAHILKPEVTRYGFGLAETENGKHYAVEDFYGPVRPEDYRRAPGL; encoded by the coding sequence ATGGTTCACACGCCGATTCGCATCAGAGCGCGCAAAACGGCCCGGTTCGCATGTGCGGCCGGGCTCGCGCTTCTTGTGGCCGCCTGCGGGTCGTTCGACATCGCCGGCGGCTCCAATCTCCCGGCCCTGCGCCAGCAGAGCCTGGCCCTCGTGAACGACGCGCGTGCCCGGGAAGGTCTGCCACCGCTCACCCTGGACCCTGCCCTCAACAGGGCCGCCCAGGCTCATGCCAACGACATGCGCCGGCGCAACTACTACGCCCACACCTCTCTTCTGGGCCTCGGACCGCCCGAGCGCTACGCCAAGGCCGGCGGCTCTCCGCTCGGCCATTTCGCCGAGAACATCGCGCGCTGCTTCCGCTGTGCCGTTCCGGCCGACGCGGCATCCGTGCGGCAGCTCCACGAACAGTGGATGAACAGCCCGAGCCACCGGGCCCACATCCTGAAGCCGGAAGTGACCCGCTACGGCTTCGGCCTCGCCGAAACCGAGAATGGCAAGCACTACGCCGTGGAGGACTTCTACGGACCGGTGCGACCGGAGGACTACCGGCGCGCCCCGGGTCTTTAG
- the mmsB gene encoding 3-hydroxyisobutyrate dehydrogenase: MAKIGFVGLGNMGGPMAANLVKAGHTVTGLDLDDGAKARLADAGGRAAGSLIELMGEAEIVITMLPAGSHVRSVYMGGEGVIALARPETLLIDCSTIDVQTSRTVAAEAEQAGLFMIDAPVSGGVGGAEAGTLTFMVGGPEPAFERAKPILDAMGKTVVHAGGPGNGQAAKICNNMVLGISMIAVSEAFNLADQLGLDRQALFDISSKASGQCWSLTTYCPVPGPVPTSPANRDYAPGFTGAMMLKDLNLAQDAARTTGTATPLGAGAQQIYTLLANEGLAARDFSAVIEFLRGNKSDEAGS, translated from the coding sequence ATGGCGAAAATCGGATTTGTCGGGCTCGGCAACATGGGCGGCCCGATGGCCGCGAACCTGGTGAAGGCGGGCCACACCGTCACCGGCCTGGACCTCGACGACGGGGCGAAGGCCCGGCTTGCCGATGCGGGCGGGCGCGCGGCCGGATCGCTGATCGAGCTGATGGGCGAGGCGGAGATCGTGATCACGATGCTACCGGCCGGAAGCCACGTTCGCTCGGTCTATATGGGCGGAGAGGGTGTGATCGCGCTGGCCCGGCCGGAAACGCTGCTCATTGACTGCTCCACCATCGACGTGCAGACGTCCCGCACAGTGGCGGCGGAGGCGGAGCAGGCCGGCCTGTTCATGATCGACGCGCCGGTCTCCGGCGGCGTCGGCGGCGCGGAGGCGGGGACGCTCACCTTCATGGTCGGCGGACCGGAGCCGGCGTTCGAGCGGGCCAAGCCGATCCTGGACGCCATGGGCAAAACGGTGGTCCATGCCGGCGGGCCGGGCAATGGCCAGGCCGCGAAGATCTGCAACAACATGGTGCTCGGCATCTCGATGATCGCGGTCTCGGAGGCCTTCAACCTGGCCGACCAGCTCGGGCTCGACCGGCAGGCGCTGTTCGACATCTCGTCGAAGGCGTCGGGGCAGTGCTGGTCGCTGACCACCTACTGCCCGGTGCCGGGCCCGGTGCCGACATCTCCGGCCAACCGCGATTACGCGCCGGGCTTCACCGGCGCGATGATGCTCAAGGACCTGAACCTCGCCCAGGATGCGGCGCGGACCACGGGTACCGCCACACCGCTTGGGGCCGGGGCGCAGCAGATCTACACCCTGCTGGCCAACGAGGGGCTTGCCGCCCGCGATTTCTCTGCGGTGATCGAGTTCCTGCGCGGCAACAAGTCGGACGAAGCGGGCTCGTAG
- a CDS encoding DUF6163 family protein: MIDIEALKVDSRKFSWRTVMTVYMRVLSVLWLLAGVVIWARIIGIAQFGGIWFWELPVEIQVAAVYFAVLSLVAGVGLWLTVSWGTVLWLLAAASQIIFHTVMTDMFGSNTPAVIGNVLTVLAYLGLVFLMEREESK, translated from the coding sequence ATGATCGATATCGAGGCCCTGAAGGTCGATTCGCGAAAGTTCAGCTGGCGCACCGTCATGACCGTCTACATGCGGGTCCTGTCGGTGCTCTGGCTGCTGGCGGGTGTCGTCATCTGGGCCCGCATCATCGGCATCGCGCAGTTCGGTGGGATCTGGTTCTGGGAGCTGCCCGTCGAGATCCAGGTCGCGGCGGTCTATTTCGCCGTGCTCAGCCTCGTGGCGGGCGTCGGGCTCTGGCTGACGGTGTCCTGGGGCACGGTCCTGTGGCTGCTGGCGGCAGCGAGCCAGATCATCTTTCATACGGTGATGACCGACATGTTCGGCAGCAACACGCCGGCGGTGATCGGCAACGTCCTGACGGTGCTCGCCTATCTCGGACTGGTGTTCCTGATGGAGCGCGAGGAATCGAAGTGA